The following proteins are encoded in a genomic region of Ostrea edulis chromosome 7, xbOstEdul1.1, whole genome shotgun sequence:
- the LOC125656955 gene encoding high mobility group protein HMGI-C-like, producing MGGENNSKEEETATDEPKKRGRGRPRKEKKEEPEDAEPKPKRPRGRPKGSFKTPRPTEVKPKGPRGRPRKTPSTPTKEEKKEK from the exons ATGGGGGGAGAAAATAACAGTAAAGAAGAGGAGACAGCTACAGATGAACCCAAGAAGAGGGGTCGAGGAAGACCCCGAAAGGAAAAGAAAGAGGAG CCAGAAGATGCAGAGCCCAAACCTAAGCGTCCTAGAGGACGACCAAAAGGCAGCTTTAAAACACCTAGACCTACG GAGGTGAAACCCAAGGGACCAAGAGGCAGGCCTCGCAAG ACCCCATCCACCCCCACAAAGGAGGAGAAGAAAGAGAAGTGA